Below is a genomic region from Chromatiaceae bacterium.
TTCCTGCCAGCCGTCCGCGCCGCGCCGGAACCGGTGCACCGGCATCGCATCGAGCAACTCGTTCGCCACCACGACGCCGACGAAACCGGCCGCCGGCATACCATCCAACCACTCGACCCGGTCCAGCAGTTGCGGCACCCGCTCGGCCAGCGTTGCGCGCTGCAATGCACGCAAGTCCGGGCTGACCTCCAGGATCAGATAGCGCCGCGGGAGACTTTCCAGACGCGCCAGCTGCAGCAGCATATCGGCGGCCAGGCGCCCCGATCCGGCACCGAACTCGAGCACACTGCCACCGTCCATATGACCCAGGCACTCGGCAACCTGGTTCGCGACACAGGCGCCGAACACCGGTGACAACTCAGGGGCAGTGACGAAATCGCCACCCTCACCAAGTTTGCGTCGGCCGTTCACGTAGTAACCGAGACCCGGCGCATACAGCGCCAGTTCCATGTAGCGGTCGAACGGCAATGCCCCGCCGGCGGCACGAATCGCCTGCGCGAGATGCGCACGCATCGCGCTCAGCAGCGTCTGCTCGGCCTCGTCCAACGCAGGTAGATCCAAACAACGCCTCCGACACGCGGATGAACGGAAGACCCCGGCCGATTGGTATAGTCACCTCTGGGCCGGGTTGCTTTGCACAGTCTAACAATCGGGGGAACGCACTTGGAGCCATCACAGCGGCTGCAGGGAAAAATCGCGCTGATCACCGGCGGCGCGGCACGCATCGGCGCGGCGATCACGCGCCAACTGCATGCGGCCGGTGCCGGCGTGGTGATCCACTACCGCAACTCGGCCGGTGCGGCCGAGTCACTGCGCGACGAACTGCTGGCGACCCGCCCCGGTTCGGCGACCGTGGTCCAGGGCGACCTTAAGGATCCGACTGTATGGGCTCGGCTGATCGGCGATGCCTGCGCGTTCGGCGGCCGTCTCGATGTGCTGATCAACAACGCGTCGAGCTACTACCCCACACCACTGGATGACGCGACCACCGCGGACTGGGACGACCTGTTCGACAGCAATGCCCGCGCACCGTTCTTTCTCGCCCAGGCTGCCGCGGCTGAACTGCGCCGACACCACGGCTGCATCGTCAACATGGTAGACATCCATGCCGATCGACCAAATGCCGACCACCCCTTGTACTGCATGGCGAAAGCGGCCAACGCGATGATGGTGAAGGCGCTGGCGCGCGATCTGGCGCCGGACGTACGGGTCAACGGCATCGCGCCCGGTGCGGCGCTGTGGCCCGAGGGATACCTGGCGGATGCGGCGCGTCAGGAGATCCTCAGGCGCATCCCGATGGGACGACCTGCCGGTGCGGAGCAGATCGCCGAAGCGGTGCTGTTCATGGTCACCGGGCCGGACTACATCACCGGACAGATCCTGGCGGTCGACGGCGGTCGCAGCGTGCAACAGTAGGCAGCGTTCAGGGACTGACCCAGACCCGGTTGCGACCGGCACGCTTCGCCTCGTAACAGGCGCTGTCGACCAGATACAGGGCGTCTTCGGGTGAGGCGTGCGCGGCGTTCAGCTCGAGCAGCCCGATGCTCGCCTGGATGCGATGTTCGCCATGATTGCCGATGTAGAGGTATTCCTCTATCGCCTGCCGGATCGCCTCGGCGATCGACCTTGCATCACGCAGGTTGCAGTCCTCGAGGATCAGCGCGAATTCGTCCCCGCCGAGCCGGGCGACCGTGTCGATCCCCCGTACTTCCTGCAACAACAACCTGGAGACATCGCGCAGCACGTGGTCGCCGGCGAGGTGACCCTCCGCGTCGTTCAGCTCCTTGAAATGATCCAGGTCGATGTACAACAGCACCTTGCGGTCGCTTTCCGCAGCGTTCCCGGACAACAGGTCCTCGAGGCGCTGCATGAACGCATGACGATTGTACAGATGTGTCAGCGGATCGTGGTTTGCCAGCCATGTCACCTGCTCGCGTGCCTGCATCTCGTGCCGCGCACTGCTGATCATCATCCCGGTGAAGGTGACCACCCACAGCAGGCTGACGTCGAGGTAGAAGACGCCAAGATTGTGTTGCTCCAGGCTTTGCGGCGGCAGCCACGCCGAGGACAGCAGCATCAGCACGAGCACCACCAGGCCGAGCGACATCACCGCGAGCTGGTCGCCACGCTGAGCAATCAGCACGAACACCGGAATCAGCAGGTACAACACCAACGGCGAAGAGATGTTCACGACCTGCATCAGTCCGACCCCGGCGATCACCAACGCCGCGGCACTGGCAACCAACAGCTCGGCGAGCGCCCGAGCCTCCATCCGCAGCGTGCGGCGCGCGACGGCCACCAGACCGAAGCCACCGACCAGCAATATGCCGAGACTGTTGCCCATCCACCACAGCAGCCACAATTTGACGAAGTCGAACGAATTCACTTCGACCTGCTGCACGACGATGCTACCGAGCGTGGCGCTGAACACCGGGCCGATCAATGGTCCGACCAGTACGAACAACAGCGCGTCGCGCAGATGTTTGAGACCCGGGTCGATACCGAGGCGCCGCATCAGCCAGAGCGGAACGCCGGCCTCCAGCATGCTGCCCAGCGCCGCGATCGTCGCCACCGTCCACGGCAGATCCACCTGCCAGGCGAGGGCCAGCATTGCCGGCAGGATCGCCAGCAGGAAACGCATGCCGTACCAGTACGCCATCGCCAGGGCGAAACCGGACGCCGGCCAAAGTGGTGTCACACCCGTTTGGGCCGACTGGAGTTGCAGCCCGGCAATGCCGAGCAGGTAATAACCGACGATGAACAGGAGAAAGATGGCTACACCCCCGCCAAACGAAAGCGGGAGGCGCCGTGCCTGCGCGAACGCACGCCGCGTCAAGGATCCTCCCCGTCGGGGTCGTGCATCCAGGCGCCGTCGGGGATTCGGCGCAACGTCCGGCGCCCCTCCGGGTCGAAACGGCGCCACATCTCGGCGAAGCTCAGGCCGCGTTGGGGATGGATCTGCCCACCGGCCACGTCGGCGAGCGGTCCGAGCACAAAGGCGTAGCGTTCGATCTCCTCGCGCGGCAGCGCATGGCCGCCGTCTCCCACGACAGCATCTCCGTAGGTCAGCAGGTCCAGATCGAGGGTGCGCGCCGCAAATTTCTGCTCGTTGCGTTCGCGACCATGGCGCGCCTCGACCGCACGCAGCAGGCCGCGCACGCGCTCGGGGGGCAGCTCGGCGTCGAACCCGACCACCAGATTGAAAAACGCATCACCATCGAAACCCACCGCTGCGGATTCGTAGACCGGCGACACCTCGAGCTCTCCGAACAGGCCGCGCAGATCGTCAAGCGCCCCTCGGATGTGCCGCTCGCGGTCGATGTTGCTGCCGACGCTGACCCAGACACGCGGCATCAGTCCCGCTCACCGCGCTCGATGATCACACCGACATCGGTGGCACCGCGCACCGCGCCTTTCTTGTTGAGGGTCAGACGCACCCAGCGCACCGAGAACTCATCGCGGATGATCTGCGCACAACGTTCAGCGAGCGTCTCGACCAGTTGGAACTCACTCTCGCCAACGAACTCTGTCAGGCGCTTGGCGACTGACTTGTAGTTGAGCGTGTCCTCGATGTCGTCGGTCGCAGCAGCGCGGGCGATGTCTGCAGCCATCTCGATGTCGAAGATCAGCGTCTGCCGGGTGC
It encodes:
- the folK gene encoding 2-amino-4-hydroxy-6-hydroxymethyldihydropteridine diphosphokinase, which produces MPRVWVSVGSNIDRERHIRGALDDLRGLFGELEVSPVYESAAVGFDGDAFFNLVVGFDAELPPERVRGLLRAVEARHGRERNEQKFAARTLDLDLLTYGDAVVGDGGHALPREEIERYAFVLGPLADVAGGQIHPQRGLSFAEMWRRFDPEGRRTLRRIPDGAWMHDPDGEDP
- a CDS encoding diguanylate cyclase, with product MTRRAFAQARRLPLSFGGGVAIFLLFIVGYYLLGIAGLQLQSAQTGVTPLWPASGFALAMAYWYGMRFLLAILPAMLALAWQVDLPWTVATIAALGSMLEAGVPLWLMRRLGIDPGLKHLRDALLFVLVGPLIGPVFSATLGSIVVQQVEVNSFDFVKLWLLWWMGNSLGILLVGGFGLVAVARRTLRMEARALAELLVASAAALVIAGVGLMQVVNISSPLVLYLLIPVFVLIAQRGDQLAVMSLGLVVLVLMLLSSAWLPPQSLEQHNLGVFYLDVSLLWVVTFTGMMISSARHEMQAREQVTWLANHDPLTHLYNRHAFMQRLEDLLSGNAAESDRKVLLYIDLDHFKELNDAEGHLAGDHVLRDVSRLLLQEVRGIDTVARLGGDEFALILEDCNLRDARSIAEAIRQAIEEYLYIGNHGEHRIQASIGLLELNAAHASPEDALYLVDSACYEAKRAGRNRVWVSP
- the folB gene encoding dihydroneopterin aldolase, whose translation is MDIVFLRDLRIDAVIGIYDWERCTRQTLIFDIEMAADIARAAATDDIEDTLNYKSVAKRLTEFVGESEFQLVETLAERCAQIIRDEFSVRWVRLTLNKKGAVRGATDVGVIIERGERD
- a CDS encoding pteridine reductase: MQGKIALITGGAARIGAAITRQLHAAGAGVVIHYRNSAGAAESLRDELLATRPGSATVVQGDLKDPTVWARLIGDACAFGGRLDVLINNASSYYPTPLDDATTADWDDLFDSNARAPFFLAQAAAAELRRHHGCIVNMVDIHADRPNADHPLYCMAKAANAMMVKALARDLAPDVRVNGIAPGAALWPEGYLADAARQEILRRIPMGRPAGAEQIAEAVLFMVTGPDYITGQILAVDGGRSVQQ